Part of the Candidatus Methylomirabilota bacterium genome is shown below.
CGCCGCCATGAGCGCCGGACCCGGCGGTCATCTCTTCGTCGCCGACCGGCGGGCCGGGCAGATCTTCACGCTGAGCCCAGAGGGCCAGCGGACCGAGTTCGCGCGCTTCACCGACGGCGACGCGCCTCGCGCGCTCTGCTTCGCGCCGACGACGTCGGGGACGCGCCAGGCCGGCATCGCCGGCGATCTGTTCGTCGTCATCATCCGGCGGGGCGCCTGGCCGCTCAACGAGGTGGTCCGCATCTCCGGTCCCTTCGATCGCGTGCTCGCGCGCCCGCAGCGCGAGTAACGCTGCTACCGCCGCGGCGGCTGCTCCGGTAGCTCATCGAGCGTCGCGGTGGTCGAGCGCCGTCCCTCGCGGCCCACGACTTCCAGCGTGGCTTTGCCGCGCGGTGGCGTCGCGGCCACGGCACGGGTGAGATCGCGCGGGGAGCGCACGGGATTACCCTGGAAGCTCACGATCACGTCGCCCGGTCGCAGACCGGCGCGGGCCGCCGGCGAGCCCTGGACGACTTCCGCCACCACGGCGCCGCGTGGCTCGTCGAGACCGCTGCGCTGCGCGAGCTCGGGCGTTACCGGCATGACGCTGACGCCCAGGTAGCCGCGCGTGACCTTGCCGCGGGCGCGGAGCTGGGCCAGCACTTCCCTGGCCAGGTTCACCGGGGTGGCGAAGCCGATGCCCTGCCAGCCGCCGGACTGGGAAAAGATCGCGGTGTTGATGCCCACCAGCGCGCCGTGCACGTCGACGAGCGGGCCCCCCGAATTGCCGGGGTTGATGGACGTGTCGGTCTGGATGAAGTTGTCGTACGGGCCGGCCCCGATATAGCGCTCCTTGGCGCTCACGATCCCGGTGGTGACGGTCTGGTCCAGCCCGAACGGGTTGCCGATGGCCATGACGGGCGCGCCGACCGGGAGCTGATCGGAGTCACCGAAGGCGATGACGGGCAGGCCGGAAGCGTCGATCTTCAGCAGCGCGATGTCCGTGCGAGGATCGCCGCCGGCCAGCCGGGCTTTGAGCTCACGCTGATCGGCCAGGCGCACGACGATCTCGTCGCCCTGCTGGACCACGTGGTAATTGGTGACCACGTAGCCGTCCGCGGAAACGATGAAGCCGGAGCCGAGGCTGGCCCGTGGCTGCGGCGTGGGGCCTTCGAAGAAACGCCGGAAGAACTCCTCGGCCGGCGCCGTGCCGCGCCGCTGGGCGGTGCTGATGTTCACCACGGCCGGGGTGACGCTGCGGGCGACCTCGATCCAGACGCCCAGCCCCGGGGGCAGGGCGCCGTCGGAGCGCGCCTCGCGCCAGAACGGCTGCGCGTCGGAGCTGCCGGGAGGGCGGACGGTCACGTGGACCTCGAGGATGCCGCTCACGACGAGACCGGCCGCGACGACCAGGGCCAGCACGGTGACGATGGCGAGGCGACGCATGGCGGGTCCTCCTGGGCGCATCATACGCCGGGTTGCACAGCGGCGACCGCTGGCGGAGAATCGACGATACTTCGCGGCCACAGCCGCCCACGCGGGGAGGAAGAGACGCATGCGACGACGCGGTGTGCTCCTGTTCGTGGTCATCGTGGCCGTGCTCACGTTCGCGGCGCCGCCCGCCTCCGCCGAGTTCTTCACCGATCTCTACCTGGGCGGCGCGTTCACGGCCGACAACGACCTCGACGCCCAGTTCGGCACGACGCTGCAGCTCCTGGAGGACGTCGAGTTCGACTCCGCCCTCGTCCTGGGCGGCCGCGTGGGCTACTGGTTCCCCCGCCCGGTCTACAACACGCTCGGCATCGGCGTGGCCCTGGACGTCTCCTACTTCGAGCCCGACATCGACGCCCAGACGGTCGAAGGAGCGCAAACCGTCGGAGGCGTGGTCAGTGTCGGGGACTTCGTGGTGTTCCCCATCGACATCTCCGTCGTCGCGCTGGGGCTCGATCTGATGCTGCGCTGGACGCTGTTGCCGAGCTACGACTTTCCCGACGGCCGGCTGCACCCCTTCATCAGCATCGGCCCCGCCGTCTTCTTCACCGAGGCCGAGGACACGACGAATTTCATTCCCGGCGGGCAATCCGACAGCGACACGTCGCTCGGCTTCAAGATGGGCGCGGGCGTCACCTATCTCATCGCCAGGAACGTGGGCATCTTCGGGGAGTGGCGCTTCACGTACTTCAGCCCCGAGTGGAAGTTCAACGACCTGGGCGATTCCGGCCGCCTGGAGACGGATCTCGACACGTTCCACTTCCTGGTCGGCGTCGCGCTCCGCTTCTGAGCCTCAGAAGATCTCCGGGCACCACGGGGCGCAGTCGGTGCGGAACAGCGCGTCGGCGCGGGCGATCGCGCCGGGGCGCAACTCTTCCACCCGCAGCGCCCGCGCGAGCTGGGCCCAGGTGAAGCCGCCCAGATAGGCCGAGCCCAGCGCCGTCACGTCACAGCGCAGCTCGGCCTCGCTCGCGGCACGCCCGACGGCTTCGCCCACGCGCCAGCGGCCCGCATTCCACGGGCAGAAGCGGTCCACGACCTCGATGACGACGCTTCCCGGCGTGGCGTACGAGCGGGCCGCGAGCGCGGCGCCCACATCGACCAGCCGGATCCAGAGCCCGTCCCGGTAGCTCAGCCGCAGGCGCCGCGGCTCCGCCACGAGCAGTAGTAGCGGGTGGTCGAGGGGCAGCAGGATGGCTCTCACGTGGGCCATCCAGTCGATGTCCAGCAGGTAGCGCCAGATCGCGGCCGTCGCGCGCGGCGAGTCGCCCATGGCCTCGACGACGGCGGCGGCGCCCGTCTGCACCCCGCGGTCCCACGCAGTATTGAGCCGGTACAGGGCGTACGCGGCGGGGCCGGTGGCCGCCTCCAGCACCACGCACTGCAGGTCGCCGCCGCCGCGTCGCCGCCACTCGGGGTCGGTGAGGATCCGCGCCTGCCACCAGGCCGAGGAGCGGGCGAGCATGCCGGGAGTCCGGGCGGCGACTCGCTCGTAGACCGGCGTCACGAGGGGCTCGGCTTCGGTGAGGGCCACCAGCCGGGTCGCCCCGAAGGGCTCGTCCGGCGCGACATAGGCCGACCGCTCGCGTGGCAGATCGATCTCCGCCGCGAACGAGGCGAGGCCGTAGCCGAAACGGCCATAGATCACGTCCTCGGTTGCCCACAGGCAGGCGATCGGCTCGCCACGCGCGCGGCAGGCGTCGAGCTGGGCGCGCATCATGGCGGTCAGGATGCCGCGCCGGCGATGGGTGGGCAGCACGCCGACGGCGGCGACGCCGGCGGCCGGGACGCGCGCGCCGGGCACGGTGAGCGCGAACGGGTGGGCTCCGGCGCCGCCCACGGCGCGACCGTCCTCCCAGGCGGCGTGCATGCGCTCGGGAGGCAGGACGCGGCCCAGGGCGTCGAGCTGCTCCGGGCTCGGCACCGACCGGCCGAAGTAATGCCAGAGCGGAGCCGCGGCCGCGCGCAGCTCCTCGGCTGACGCGCAGGGCCGTACGTGCCAGCTCATGGGACCGGATGATTGTAGCGCCACGCGAAGCTTGACATGTGGCCACCGCCGAATAGGATGTGGGGCGACCAACACTCGATTGGAGGGGACTATGGCGACGGCGGCGAAGACCCGTTGGGAGATGACCGGGGTGGGGTACGAGTACTGCAACTGCGATTTCGGGTGCGGCTGCAACTTCAGCGGGTTTCCCAACTCGAAGGACGGCAGCTGCCGCGCGCTCGTCGGCTTCACGGCCACGAAGGGGAAGTGCGGCGACGTCGACCTGGCCGGCGTGAAGGGCGCCGGCATCTTCCTGTGGCCCAAGGCCATTCACGAGGGCAACGGCAAGGCCGCCTTCATCGTCGACCCCGCCACCACCGACAAGCAGATCGACGCGCTCTCGAAGATCTTCACCGGCCAGCTGGGCGGGCTGCCCTGGGAGCTGCTGGGCCCCACCTTTCAAGTGGTTGGCCTGCAGAAGGCCAAGATCACCATCGAGGGCAGCGGCCGCAAGAGCATCCTCCGCATCGAGGGCGTGGGCGAGGGCCGCGGCGACACGCTCAAGAACCCGGTCACGGGCGAGGAGCACCTCGTCAACGTCGACCTGCCCGCCGGCTTCATCTGGAAGAAGGGCGAGGCCGGGCAGGGCTCGTTCCGGGCGTCGGCGGCCGGCCTCTCCGTCGAGTCCGACAAGACCAACTGGATCTACTACCACTACGACTGGTCGAACGCCGCCTGAGGCAGGGGCCGAGCCCGCGGTGAGCCAGGCAGCTCTCGAGACCCTCCTCCGGCGCGACCGGGTCCTCGTCAGCGCGGCGCTGGCCGTGCTCGTCGCCGCGGCCTGGCTCTATCTCCTGCATCTGGTCTCGGAGATGTCGAAGATGGCCATGCCCGACATGCCGGGCATGGCCATGGCCATGCCGGCGATGCACCCGTGGAGCTGGGTGGAGGTCGGCGCCCTCGTCATCATGTGGAGCGTGATGATGGTGGCCATGATGACCCCGTCCGCCGCGCCCATGATCCTGATGTTCGCCACCATCCACCGGCGCCGCGCCGCCGAGGGGCGCCCCGCGGTGCCCACGGCGATCTTCGTGCTCGGCTATCTGGTGGTGTGGACGGCCTTCAGCGTGGCGGCGGCGCTGGCCCAGGCCGGTCTGCACGCCGCCGCGCTGCTCTCGCCGGCGATGACGGCCACCAGCCCGTTCCTGGCCGGCGGGCTGCTCGTCGCCGCGGGCCTGTTCCAGTGGACGCCGCTCAAGCGCGTGTGCCTGGCCACGTGCCGCTCACCGATGTCGTTCCTCATGAGCAGCTGGCGCGAGGGTCGGGGTGGGGCGTTCCTGATGGGCGTCCGCCACGGGCTCTACTGCCTGGGGTGCTGCTGGGCGCTGATGGCCCTGCTCTTCGTGGCGGGCGTCATGAATCTGCTCTGGGTCGCCGCGCTCGCGGTGATCGTCCTGGTGGAGAAGGTGGTGCCGGCCGGCGACCTCGCCGGGCGCATCGCCGGCGTGGCGATGATCGCGGCCGGCGTGCTCCTCATGGTCCGCGCCCTCAGCTGAGCGCGGACCAGCTCG
Proteins encoded:
- a CDS encoding trypsin-like peptidase domain-containing protein; translation: MRRLAIVTVLALVVAAGLVVSGILEVHVTVRPPGSSDAQPFWREARSDGALPPGLGVWIEVARSVTPAVVNISTAQRRGTAPAEEFFRRFFEGPTPQPRASLGSGFIVSADGYVVTNYHVVQQGDEIVVRLADQRELKARLAGGDPRTDIALLKIDASGLPVIAFGDSDQLPVGAPVMAIGNPFGLDQTVTTGIVSAKERYIGAGPYDNFIQTDTSINPGNSGGPLVDVHGALVGINTAIFSQSGGWQGIGFATPVNLAREVLAQLRARGKVTRGYLGVSVMPVTPELAQRSGLDEPRGAVVAEVVQGSPAARAGLRPGDVIVSFQGNPVRSPRDLTRAVAATPPRGKATLEVVGREGRRSTTATLDELPEQPPRR
- a CDS encoding outer membrane beta-barrel protein, with protein sequence MRRRGVLLFVVIVAVLTFAAPPASAEFFTDLYLGGAFTADNDLDAQFGTTLQLLEDVEFDSALVLGGRVGYWFPRPVYNTLGIGVALDVSYFEPDIDAQTVEGAQTVGGVVSVGDFVVFPIDISVVALGLDLMLRWTLLPSYDFPDGRLHPFISIGPAVFFTEAEDTTNFIPGGQSDSDTSLGFKMGAGVTYLIARNVGIFGEWRFTYFSPEWKFNDLGDSGRLETDLDTFHFLVGVALRF
- a CDS encoding GNAT family N-acetyltransferase, which codes for MSWHVRPCASAEELRAAAAPLWHYFGRSVPSPEQLDALGRVLPPERMHAAWEDGRAVGGAGAHPFALTVPGARVPAAGVAAVGVLPTHRRRGILTAMMRAQLDACRARGEPIACLWATEDVIYGRFGYGLASFAAEIDLPRERSAYVAPDEPFGATRLVALTEAEPLVTPVYERVAARTPGMLARSSAWWQARILTDPEWRRRGGGDLQCVVLEAATGPAAYALYRLNTAWDRGVQTGAAAVVEAMGDSPRATAAIWRYLLDIDWMAHVRAILLPLDHPLLLLVAEPRRLRLSYRDGLWIRLVDVGAALAARSYATPGSVVIEVVDRFCPWNAGRWRVGEAVGRAASEAELRCDVTALGSAYLGGFTWAQLARALRVEELRPGAIARADALFRTDCAPWCPEIF
- a CDS encoding DUF1326 domain-containing protein, which codes for MATAAKTRWEMTGVGYEYCNCDFGCGCNFSGFPNSKDGSCRALVGFTATKGKCGDVDLAGVKGAGIFLWPKAIHEGNGKAAFIVDPATTDKQIDALSKIFTGQLGGLPWELLGPTFQVVGLQKAKITIEGSGRKSILRIEGVGEGRGDTLKNPVTGEEHLVNVDLPAGFIWKKGEAGQGSFRASAAGLSVESDKTNWIYYHYDWSNAA
- a CDS encoding DUF2182 domain-containing protein; the encoded protein is MSQAALETLLRRDRVLVSAALAVLVAAAWLYLLHLVSEMSKMAMPDMPGMAMAMPAMHPWSWVEVGALVIMWSVMMVAMMTPSAAPMILMFATIHRRRAAEGRPAVPTAIFVLGYLVVWTAFSVAAALAQAGLHAAALLSPAMTATSPFLAGGLLVAAGLFQWTPLKRVCLATCRSPMSFLMSSWREGRGGAFLMGVRHGLYCLGCCWALMALLFVAGVMNLLWVAALAVIVLVEKVVPAGDLAGRIAGVAMIAAGVLLMVRALS